One window of the Arthrobacter sp. D5-1 genome contains the following:
- the pucL gene encoding factor-independent urate hydroxylase: protein MTMSNNIVLGENQYGKAEVRVVKVTRDTDRHHIEDLNVTSQLRGDFQAAHLEGDNGHVVATDTQKNTVYAFAREGIGSPESFLLRLADHFTGGFDWVTGGRWEAEAYSWDRIQAHGEGHDHSFVRNGQEVRTAVVVRDGATTHLISGLKDLTVLKTTQSGFVGYPRDKYTTLPETTDRILATDVSARWRYNTNLDFAGTDFNKSYEDIKALLLEGFTENYSHALQQTLFDMGKKVLEAHSEVDEIKFSMPNKHHFLVDLSPFGLDNPNEVFFAADRPYGLIEATVQRENIAAAPVAWSGIAGFC, encoded by the coding sequence ATGACCATGAGCAACAACATCGTCCTCGGCGAAAACCAGTACGGCAAAGCAGAAGTCCGCGTCGTCAAAGTCACTCGGGATACGGACCGCCACCACATCGAAGACCTGAACGTCACCTCGCAGCTGCGCGGCGACTTCCAGGCCGCGCACCTCGAAGGCGACAACGGCCACGTCGTTGCCACCGACACCCAGAAGAACACCGTTTATGCGTTCGCCCGTGAAGGCATCGGCTCCCCCGAGTCCTTCCTCCTGCGTCTTGCAGACCACTTCACAGGTGGGTTCGACTGGGTCACCGGCGGCCGCTGGGAAGCCGAGGCCTACAGCTGGGATCGCATCCAGGCCCATGGCGAGGGACACGACCACAGCTTCGTCCGCAACGGACAAGAGGTGCGTACCGCCGTCGTCGTCCGTGATGGCGCAACCACGCACCTTATTTCCGGCCTCAAGGACCTGACCGTCCTGAAGACCACGCAGTCCGGCTTTGTCGGCTACCCGCGCGACAAGTACACCACCCTGCCGGAGACCACCGACCGCATCCTGGCCACCGATGTATCCGCCCGCTGGCGCTACAACACCAACCTGGACTTCGCCGGCACGGACTTCAACAAGAGCTACGAGGACATCAAGGCACTCCTGCTGGAAGGCTTCACCGAGAACTACTCCCACGCCCTGCAGCAGACGCTGTTCGACATGGGCAAGAAGGTCCTGGAAGCACACAGCGAAGTGGACGAGATCAAGTTCTCCATGCCCAACAAGCACCACTTCCTGGTTGACCTGAGCCCATTCGGCCTGGACAACCCCAACGAGGTCTTCTTCGCCGCGGATCGCCCGTACGGCCTCATCGAAGCAACCGTCCAGCGCGAGAACATCGCCGCTGCCCCGGTTGCCTGGAGCGGCATCGCCGGCTTCTGCTAA
- a CDS encoding nucleobase:cation symporter-2 family protein, giving the protein MNIKKKSRPANTTSSRKHQPERPEDKRLSIGSTFAYGFQHVLTMYGGIIAPPLIIGAAAGMNSQDIGLLIAACLFVGGLATILQTVGIPFFGSQLPLVQGVSFAGVSTMVAIVQGGGGIQAVFGSVIVASLIGLAITPLFSKIIKFFPPVVTGTVITTIGLTLMPVAANWAMGGNAKSDNYGSMANIGLAAATMGVVLLLSKVGNAAISRLSILLAMVIGTIIALIAGMADFSKVGQGDIVAFPTPFAFGAPTFEIAAIISMLIVILVTLTETSADIIAVGEIVDTKVDSRRIGDGLRADMLSSAISPLFNSFTQSAFAQNVGLVAITGIKSRFVVSAGGLILVILGLLPILGRVVAAVPTPVLGGAGVVLFGTVAASGIRTLAKVEYKNNMNLIIVAASIGFGMIPIAAPSFYDAFPSWFSTIFHSGISSAAVMAILLNILFNHFKAGNSDNQSVFVAGTDRVVSEEDIKCLSEGDRFENGKLIDADGKEVPLKTSSASEH; this is encoded by the coding sequence ATGAACATCAAAAAGAAGTCCCGCCCTGCGAATACCACCTCTTCGCGGAAGCATCAGCCGGAACGCCCCGAGGACAAGCGCCTGTCAATTGGCAGCACCTTCGCTTACGGCTTCCAGCACGTCCTCACCATGTACGGCGGAATCATTGCCCCGCCGCTCATCATCGGTGCAGCTGCCGGCATGAACTCGCAGGACATCGGCCTCCTCATCGCCGCCTGTTTGTTTGTTGGCGGCCTGGCCACCATCCTGCAGACGGTTGGTATTCCGTTCTTCGGCTCGCAGTTGCCGCTGGTCCAGGGCGTGTCCTTCGCCGGTGTTTCCACCATGGTGGCGATCGTCCAAGGCGGCGGCGGGATACAGGCAGTGTTCGGCTCGGTCATTGTGGCATCGCTGATTGGCTTGGCGATCACCCCCCTGTTCTCCAAGATCATCAAATTCTTCCCACCAGTGGTCACGGGCACAGTCATCACCACCATCGGCCTGACGCTGATGCCGGTGGCGGCAAACTGGGCCATGGGCGGCAACGCCAAGTCCGACAACTACGGCAGCATGGCCAACATTGGGCTCGCAGCGGCAACCATGGGCGTCGTCCTTCTCCTGAGCAAGGTTGGCAACGCCGCCATCTCCCGGCTCTCCATCCTGCTGGCCATGGTCATCGGCACCATCATCGCCCTCATTGCAGGCATGGCCGACTTCTCCAAGGTTGGCCAAGGCGACATCGTCGCGTTCCCCACACCGTTCGCTTTCGGCGCGCCGACCTTTGAAATCGCCGCCATCATCTCCATGCTCATCGTCATCCTGGTCACCCTGACAGAGACCTCGGCCGACATCATCGCAGTGGGCGAGATCGTGGACACCAAGGTGGACTCCCGCCGCATCGGCGACGGCCTCCGCGCAGATATGCTCTCCAGCGCCATCTCCCCGCTGTTCAACTCCTTCACGCAGAGCGCCTTCGCCCAGAACGTGGGACTGGTGGCCATCACGGGCATCAAGAGCCGCTTCGTGGTCAGCGCCGGCGGCCTTATCCTGGTGATCCTCGGCCTCTTGCCGATCCTGGGCCGCGTTGTAGCAGCGGTTCCGACGCCCGTTTTGGGCGGCGCCGGTGTGGTGCTGTTCGGCACGGTGGCCGCCAGCGGTATCCGCACCTTGGCCAAGGTGGAGTACAAGAACAACATGAACCTGATCATCGTCGCGGCATCCATCGGCTTCGGCATGATCCCCATCGCCGCACCGTCCTTCTACGACGCGTTCCCGTCCTGGTTCTCCACGATCTTCCACTCCGGCATCAGCTCGGCAGCCGTCATGGCCATCCTGCTGAACATCCTCTTCAACCACTTCAAAGCCGGCAATTCAGACAACCAGTCGGTGTTCGTCGCCGGTACTGACCGGGTTGTCAGCGAAGAGGACATCAAGTGCCTGAGCGAAGGCGACCGCTTCGAAAACGGCAAGCTCATCGACGCCGACGGCAAGGAAGTCCCGCTCAAGACCTCCAGCGCGTCGGAGCACTAG
- a CDS encoding DUF2867 domain-containing protein: MTEQAPCFHSLALRKIPTPDYADVCLAVLPQGAGTDPTEWAERLFAVESMPRWVAGAMGLRQALVPLIGVPKAPLDTFRVTEQSGEEALIFVRDKHLDFAAAVGVDPVGRLIRVTTAVVLKGWRGKLYFSLVRPVHPIVVNSMLKKATRPQPTPR; this comes from the coding sequence ATGACCGAACAGGCTCCTTGCTTCCACTCATTGGCCTTACGCAAGATCCCGACGCCGGACTATGCGGACGTCTGCTTGGCCGTCCTTCCCCAAGGGGCCGGCACGGACCCCACGGAATGGGCAGAGCGGCTGTTCGCCGTGGAGTCCATGCCCCGCTGGGTTGCCGGAGCCATGGGTTTGCGGCAGGCACTGGTCCCTTTGATCGGCGTTCCCAAGGCCCCGCTGGACACATTCAGAGTGACGGAGCAGTCCGGGGAAGAAGCCCTGATTTTTGTCCGGGACAAACACCTGGACTTCGCGGCCGCCGTCGGAGTCGATCCGGTGGGCCGACTGATCAGGGTGACCACCGCCGTCGTACTTAAGGGGTGGCGGGGGAAGCTGTACTTCAGCCTCGTGCGGCCGGTGCACCCCATTGTGGTGAACTCCATGCTGAAGAAAGCCACCCGCCCACAACCAACGCCGAGGTAA
- a CDS encoding IclR family transcriptional regulator has product MAEKASGGVQSVERVFELLELITDAGGDVTLSELSSSTDLPLPTIHRLLRTLVSLGYIRQLPNRRYALGPRLIRLGEGASKQLGAVARPQLKTLVERLGETSNMAVLDSDMVIYVAQVPSMHSMRMFTEVGRRAHTHDTGVGKAILAQLDDEVVRGIVARTGMPTPTAKSIGDIDSLLADLKLIRERGYSIDEEEQELGVRCFAMAVPNAPTPTAISVSGPITRVDQSFADRAVPMLREAAMAISAELNQN; this is encoded by the coding sequence ATGGCTGAAAAAGCCTCCGGAGGCGTGCAGTCCGTTGAGCGCGTCTTTGAACTGCTGGAACTGATCACGGACGCGGGCGGCGACGTCACGCTCAGCGAACTCTCGTCGTCCACCGACCTGCCCTTGCCCACCATCCACCGCCTGCTCCGCACGCTGGTGTCCCTGGGCTACATCCGCCAGCTGCCCAACCGCCGCTACGCCTTGGGCCCGCGCCTGATCCGGCTCGGCGAAGGTGCCAGCAAGCAACTCGGCGCAGTGGCCCGTCCGCAGCTCAAGACACTGGTGGAACGCCTCGGCGAGACCTCCAACATGGCCGTCCTTGATTCGGACATGGTCATCTACGTGGCCCAGGTCCCGTCCATGCACTCCATGCGCATGTTCACCGAGGTCGGCCGCCGCGCCCACACGCACGATACCGGCGTGGGCAAAGCCATCCTCGCCCAGTTGGACGACGAGGTTGTCCGCGGCATCGTGGCCCGCACCGGCATGCCCACTCCCACGGCCAAGAGCATCGGCGACATCGACTCCCTGCTTGCTGACCTCAAGCTCATCCGCGAACGTGGCTACTCCATTGACGAGGAAGAGCAGGAGCTCGGCGTCCGTTGCTTCGCGATGGCCGTGCCCAACGCGCCCACGCCCACCGCAATCTCCGTGTCCGGACCGATCACCCGCGTTGACCAGAGCTTCGCTGACCGCGCCGTGCCCATGCTGCGTGAAGCTGCCATGGCGATCTCCGCGGAGCTGAACCAGAACTAG
- a CDS encoding NAD-dependent malic enzyme, giving the protein MANPSPGNSITLRVAAPSSFTATSELAAAVGAAGAAITALDVTESHHETIVVDVTCNTTDDDHAARVKDALNALDGVTVQHVSDRTFLMHLGGKLEVVPKVALRNRDDLSRAYTPGVARVCMAIAEDPAAARNLTVKRNTIAVLTDGSAVLGLGNIGPAAALPVMEGKAALFKQFANVDAWPVCLDTQDTEEIIMIAKAMAPVYGGINLEDIAAPRCFEIENRLREELDIPVFHDDQHGTAIVTLAALVNALRVVDKKLSEVKIVVSGVGAAGSAIIQLLKAQGAQHIIAAGRSGAIHSGEEYGDEHRSWIAANTNEEGFSGTLHDALKGADVFIGVSAPHVIGEEQVASMAEDAIVFAMANPTPEIDPVIASKHAAVVATGRSDFPNQINNVLAFPGFFRGLLDAGASDITPNMLVAAAEAIANRVADDELNASYIIPSVFDPHVAADVASAVAAAAHANAASAL; this is encoded by the coding sequence ATGGCGAATCCGAGCCCCGGAAACTCGATCACCCTGCGCGTCGCCGCACCGTCGAGCTTCACCGCTACCAGCGAACTGGCAGCAGCCGTCGGCGCAGCCGGTGCAGCAATCACCGCCCTGGACGTCACGGAATCCCACCACGAGACGATCGTTGTTGACGTCACCTGCAACACCACCGACGACGACCATGCAGCCCGCGTGAAGGACGCCCTGAACGCCCTCGACGGCGTCACCGTCCAGCACGTCTCGGACCGCACCTTCCTCATGCACCTCGGCGGCAAGCTCGAAGTCGTCCCCAAGGTAGCCCTGCGCAACCGTGACGATCTTTCACGCGCCTACACTCCCGGCGTCGCGCGTGTTTGCATGGCCATTGCCGAAGACCCGGCCGCAGCCCGCAACCTGACCGTCAAGCGCAACACCATCGCCGTCCTCACCGACGGCTCGGCCGTGCTGGGCCTGGGCAACATCGGCCCCGCCGCTGCACTTCCCGTGATGGAAGGCAAGGCAGCACTCTTCAAGCAGTTCGCCAACGTTGACGCCTGGCCGGTCTGCCTGGATACCCAGGACACTGAAGAAATCATCATGATCGCCAAGGCCATGGCCCCCGTCTACGGTGGCATCAACCTTGAAGACATCGCCGCACCGCGCTGCTTCGAGATCGAGAACCGCCTCCGCGAAGAACTCGACATCCCCGTCTTCCACGATGACCAGCACGGCACAGCGATCGTCACGCTGGCTGCCCTTGTCAACGCCCTCCGCGTGGTGGACAAGAAGCTCTCCGAGGTCAAGATCGTGGTTTCGGGCGTCGGCGCTGCCGGCTCGGCCATCATCCAGCTTCTCAAGGCCCAGGGCGCGCAGCACATCATCGCCGCCGGCCGCTCCGGCGCCATCCACTCCGGCGAGGAATATGGCGACGAGCACCGCAGCTGGATTGCCGCGAACACCAATGAAGAAGGCTTCTCCGGAACCCTGCACGACGCCCTCAAGGGAGCGGACGTCTTCATCGGCGTCAGTGCCCCGCACGTGATCGGCGAAGAGCAGGTGGCCTCCATGGCCGAGGATGCAATCGTGTTCGCCATGGCCAACCCGACGCCGGAAATCGATCCGGTGATCGCGTCGAAGCACGCAGCCGTGGTTGCTACCGGCCGCAGCGACTTCCCGAACCAGATCAACAACGTGCTGGCCTTCCCCGGCTTCTTCCGCGGACTGCTGGACGCCGGAGCATCGGACATTACGCCGAACATGCTGGTGGCCGCAGCCGAGGCCATTGCCAACCGGGTAGCTGACGATGAGCTCAACGCGAGTTACATTATCCCCAGCGTCTTCGATCCCCATGTTGCCGCCGATGTGGCCAGTGCCGTAGCAGCAGCTGCGCATGCCAACGCCGCCAGCGCACTCTAG
- the aceB gene encoding malate synthase A, with the protein MAITVTDPRPIDRAEEILTPKALAFVEELHRRFAGTRNDLLEARKVKRQKVADTSRLDFLPETQDIRDGDWKVAEAPAALQDRRVEMTGPATPAKMAINALNSGAKVWLADLEDASTPTWPNVIDAILNLRDAAQGTLSYTSPEGKEYRLRTDAPLAVVVARPRGWHMEERHLLIDGEPAVGALVDFGLHFFHIAKQLLLNGHGPYYYLPKMESHLEARLWNDVFVFAQDFLGIPQGSVRATVLIETIPAAFEMDEILYELRDHASGLNAGRWDYLFSIIKYFRDAGEEFVLPDRATVAMTAPFMRAYTELLVKTCHKRGAFAMGGMAAVIPNRKQPDVTAAAFDKVRADKTREANDGFDGSWVAHPDLVPTCREVFDSVLGDRPNQLDKQRPEVSVTAEQLIDVASAEGHVTEAGLRLNLYVAVAYTGVWISGSGAVAIHNLMEDAATAEISRSQVWQQIRNKSVLADTGNTVTRELVTRILGEETERLRIEFGDENFTKYYEPASKLIEDICLSDDYTDFLTTPAYELVG; encoded by the coding sequence ATGGCTATCACAGTCACCGATCCCCGGCCGATCGATCGCGCCGAGGAAATCCTCACTCCCAAGGCACTGGCCTTCGTCGAGGAACTGCACAGGCGCTTCGCCGGCACCCGCAACGACCTCCTTGAAGCCCGTAAAGTCAAGCGCCAGAAGGTTGCCGACACGTCCCGCCTGGACTTCCTCCCGGAGACCCAGGACATCCGCGACGGCGACTGGAAGGTCGCCGAGGCACCGGCAGCCTTGCAGGACCGCCGGGTCGAAATGACCGGCCCGGCAACCCCGGCCAAGATGGCCATCAACGCCCTGAACTCCGGCGCCAAGGTGTGGCTGGCGGACCTCGAAGATGCCAGCACGCCCACGTGGCCCAACGTCATCGACGCCATCCTCAACCTTCGCGACGCCGCCCAGGGAACCCTGAGCTACACCTCGCCGGAAGGCAAGGAATACCGACTTCGCACGGACGCTCCCCTGGCTGTCGTTGTCGCCCGCCCCCGCGGCTGGCACATGGAAGAACGCCACCTGCTGATCGACGGCGAACCCGCCGTGGGTGCGTTGGTGGACTTCGGCCTGCACTTCTTCCACATCGCCAAGCAGCTGCTCCTCAACGGCCACGGCCCGTACTACTACCTGCCCAAGATGGAGAGCCACCTGGAGGCACGCCTCTGGAACGACGTCTTCGTTTTCGCCCAGGATTTCCTCGGCATCCCGCAGGGCAGCGTCCGCGCCACGGTGCTCATCGAAACCATCCCGGCGGCGTTCGAGATGGACGAGATCCTCTACGAACTGCGCGATCACGCCTCGGGCCTGAACGCCGGCCGCTGGGACTACCTCTTCAGCATCATCAAGTACTTCCGTGATGCCGGCGAAGAGTTCGTCCTCCCGGACCGCGCCACCGTTGCCATGACGGCACCGTTCATGCGGGCCTACACCGAACTCCTGGTCAAGACCTGCCACAAGCGCGGCGCCTTCGCCATGGGTGGCATGGCCGCCGTCATCCCCAACCGCAAGCAGCCCGACGTCACCGCCGCAGCCTTCGACAAGGTCCGCGCCGACAAGACCCGCGAGGCAAACGATGGCTTTGACGGTTCCTGGGTGGCCCACCCGGACCTGGTTCCCACGTGCCGCGAGGTGTTCGATTCCGTGCTGGGTGACCGTCCCAACCAGCTGGACAAGCAGCGCCCCGAGGTGAGCGTCACGGCTGAGCAGCTGATCGACGTCGCATCAGCCGAAGGCCACGTCACCGAAGCCGGCCTGCGGCTGAACCTGTACGTCGCCGTCGCTTACACGGGCGTGTGGATCTCCGGCAGCGGTGCCGTGGCCATCCACAACCTCATGGAGGATGCCGCAACCGCGGAGATCTCCCGCTCGCAGGTCTGGCAGCAGATCCGTAACAAGTCAGTGCTCGCGGACACGGGCAACACCGTGACCCGCGAACTCGTCACCCGGATCCTGGGCGAAGAGACCGAGCGCCTGCGCATCGAATTCGGCGACGAGAACTTCACCAAGTACTACGAGCCGGCGTCGAAGCTGATCGAGGACATCTGTTTGTCCGACGATTACACCGACTTCCTCACCACGCCCGCGTATGAGCTGGTGGGCTGA
- a CDS encoding aldolase encodes MGSFSASDLAHIESQLAATDQLLDRNYPGDDGSRQPIHTVYIPADRFTPALAAEWGAQALATAEAHGGLEKLGQLLGQEPHLAAAVAERVAAKLSAEPIEDLRLDFEDGYGDRGDEAEDADAVAAAKAVAAAVAAGTAPPFIGIRFKCFEAPTRARGLKTLDLFVSTLAESGELPAGLVLTLPKVTTVAQVQAMDFAVSRLEEVHGLPAGRLRFEVQVETPQLIIGADGTSPVAQLPHVVPGRISALHYGTYDYSASLGISAEYQSMEHPVADFAKEVMQLAVAGTGIRLSDGSTNIIPVGDAVEDAWKLHGRLVRRSLENGYYQGWDLHAAQLPSRFSASYAFYREGLPAAALRLRNYVERTEGGVMDEPATARALAGFVLRGVQCGAVGTDEVKALAGVELSQLTALAHPRLAQPTSH; translated from the coding sequence ATGGGCTCATTCTCTGCATCCGATCTGGCCCACATCGAGTCGCAGCTTGCCGCGACGGACCAGCTGCTCGACCGGAACTACCCTGGCGACGACGGCTCACGACAGCCCATCCACACCGTCTACATCCCGGCTGACCGCTTCACACCAGCTCTCGCAGCTGAGTGGGGCGCCCAGGCCCTCGCGACGGCGGAAGCGCACGGCGGCCTTGAAAAGCTGGGTCAGCTGTTGGGCCAGGAGCCTCACTTGGCTGCTGCTGTTGCCGAACGGGTTGCTGCAAAGCTTTCGGCTGAGCCGATCGAGGACCTGCGTTTGGACTTCGAAGACGGCTACGGCGACCGCGGGGATGAGGCAGAAGACGCCGACGCCGTTGCTGCCGCCAAGGCTGTTGCAGCCGCAGTTGCGGCCGGAACAGCTCCGCCGTTCATCGGCATCCGCTTCAAGTGCTTCGAAGCCCCCACCCGGGCCCGCGGCCTCAAGACCCTGGACCTGTTCGTCTCTACTTTGGCTGAGTCCGGCGAGCTCCCCGCCGGCCTGGTCCTTACCCTGCCCAAGGTCACCACTGTGGCACAGGTCCAGGCCATGGACTTCGCAGTGTCCCGCCTGGAGGAAGTCCACGGGCTTCCCGCCGGACGGCTACGTTTTGAGGTCCAGGTGGAAACACCGCAGCTCATCATCGGCGCCGACGGAACCTCACCTGTTGCCCAGCTCCCCCACGTTGTTCCGGGACGCATCAGCGCCCTGCACTACGGGACCTACGACTACAGCGCATCATTGGGAATCTCCGCGGAATACCAGTCCATGGAGCACCCGGTGGCCGACTTCGCCAAGGAAGTCATGCAGCTCGCTGTTGCCGGCACGGGCATCCGTCTCTCCGACGGTTCCACCAACATCATTCCCGTGGGCGATGCCGTGGAAGATGCTTGGAAACTGCACGGCCGACTGGTCCGACGTTCCCTGGAAAACGGCTACTACCAGGGGTGGGACCTCCACGCCGCCCAACTGCCCAGCCGCTTCTCGGCGTCGTACGCTTTCTACCGCGAAGGCCTGCCCGCCGCGGCGCTCCGCCTCCGCAACTACGTCGAACGCACCGAAGGCGGCGTTATGGATGAGCCCGCCACCGCCCGCGCGCTTGCCGGCTTCGTCCTCCGCGGCGTCCAGTGCGGCGCAGTGGGGACCGACGAGGTCAAGGCGCTTGCCGGCGTCGAACTTTCACAGCTGACCGCACTGGCGCACCCGCGGCTCGCACAACCAACTTCGCACTGA
- a CDS encoding bifunctional allantoicase/(S)-ureidoglycine aminohydrolase, which translates to MGKYYYPQGGLPPQTQLTTERAIVTEAYTVIPKGVMTDIVTSNLPGFSNTRSWIIARPISGFATTFSQLIVEIGPGGGAPKAEFEAGVEGVIFVTKGQVNLTLDGELHHLEEGGYAYLAAGAEWGLENVSDDIVSFHWIRKAYERLEGFEAKSFVTNEKDVEPTSMPDTDDVWKTTRFTDSSDLAHDMQVNIVTFQPGGVIPFPETHVMEHGLYVLEGKAMYLLNNDWVEVEAGDFMWLRAFCPQACYAGGPGEFRYLLYKDMNRQVKLT; encoded by the coding sequence ATGGGCAAGTATTACTACCCGCAGGGCGGCCTGCCGCCGCAGACGCAGCTGACCACCGAACGGGCGATCGTCACCGAGGCCTACACGGTGATCCCCAAGGGCGTGATGACGGACATCGTCACCAGCAACCTGCCGGGTTTCTCCAACACGCGGTCATGGATCATCGCGCGGCCGATCTCCGGTTTCGCCACCACGTTCTCGCAGCTGATCGTTGAGATCGGCCCTGGCGGCGGGGCTCCCAAAGCCGAGTTCGAGGCCGGGGTTGAAGGCGTCATCTTCGTCACCAAGGGCCAGGTGAACCTGACCCTCGACGGCGAACTGCACCACCTCGAAGAGGGTGGCTACGCCTACCTCGCTGCCGGTGCAGAGTGGGGCTTGGAGAACGTTTCCGACGACATCGTGTCCTTCCACTGGATCCGCAAGGCCTACGAGCGGCTCGAAGGGTTCGAAGCCAAGTCCTTCGTCACCAACGAGAAGGACGTGGAGCCCACCTCCATGCCGGACACCGACGACGTCTGGAAGACCACGCGCTTCACGGACTCCAGCGACCTCGCGCACGACATGCAGGTCAACATCGTCACCTTCCAGCCCGGCGGTGTGATCCCCTTCCCGGAGACGCACGTCATGGAGCACGGCCTGTACGTGCTTGAGGGCAAGGCCATGTACCTGCTCAACAACGACTGGGTTGAGGTGGAGGCCGGCGACTTCATGTGGCTGCGCGCGTTCTGCCCCCAGGCTTGCTACGCCGGCGGTCCGGGCGAGTTCCGTTACCTGCTCTACAAGGACATGAACCGCCAGGTGAAGCTCACCTAG
- a CDS encoding MmcQ/YjbR family DNA-binding protein produces MATEDDIRRICLGMPGVSERPSWGQPAWFAKTLMARIWEEGVGTVKTDEREALAAMNPDTFFWTPHHDQSPQLMLIRLERIGTDELDELLQESYRIAGGPGKPN; encoded by the coding sequence ATGGCCACAGAAGACGATATCCGGCGCATCTGCCTGGGCATGCCCGGTGTAAGTGAGCGTCCCAGTTGGGGACAGCCCGCCTGGTTCGCAAAGACCCTCATGGCCCGCATCTGGGAAGAAGGCGTGGGCACCGTCAAAACCGATGAACGCGAAGCGCTCGCAGCCATGAATCCGGATACCTTCTTCTGGACCCCACATCACGACCAATCCCCGCAACTCATGCTGATCAGGCTCGAGCGAATCGGCACGGACGAGTTGGATGAGCTGCTGCAGGAGTCGTACCGAATCGCCGGCGGCCCAGGCAAACCCAACTGA
- a CDS encoding VOC family protein yields the protein MLTIGSTVLGINDMARATRFWHQALGYVPREPGDDTWVILEPASGTGPQLALMLSETPVQDHPRTHLDLYADDQAAEVERLIGLGAQRVDWDLYPEDPDFVVLADPDGNRFCVIDKSPR from the coding sequence ATGTTGACTATCGGCAGCACAGTCCTGGGCATCAATGACATGGCCCGCGCCACCCGGTTCTGGCACCAAGCCCTTGGATACGTCCCACGGGAACCGGGCGATGACACGTGGGTGATCCTGGAACCGGCGTCCGGCACCGGACCCCAACTGGCCCTCATGCTCAGTGAAACACCGGTACAGGATCACCCCCGCACTCACCTTGACCTCTACGCGGATGACCAGGCTGCCGAGGTGGAGCGGCTCATCGGGCTCGGCGCCCAACGAGTTGACTGGGACCTGTACCCCGAGGATCCGGACTTCGTGGTCCTCGCTGACCCGGACGGCAACCGCTTCTGCGTGATCGACAAAAGTCCGCGGTAG
- a CDS encoding carbohydrate ABC transporter permease: MSEYKLLGPMATTRRRGRRGVSPALRGERSVVRGIGVGLLWLVVAISIAALVWMVAQAFRDTRAILDDPWGVPSSLDFGNFVRAWTVGDFAVATWNSLLTTVVSSVLTVAIAAPCAYYLSRVDNRLTRGLSLYFILGLGIPAQVILIPLFVMLNKVYLTDSIIGLNLVYIGVSMPFTVFLLTAFFRSLPLEMEEAAALDGTTAFGTFWRITLPLAKGGILTAFILQVISHWNETLLALTLLQSTEKYTLPVALISFVQQQTYSGADWGGLFAGLVMVVLPMLVIYVWLGRRLTEGLTLGMGK, encoded by the coding sequence ATGAGCGAATACAAACTGCTGGGACCCATGGCTACCACCCGCAGGCGGGGACGCCGGGGCGTCAGTCCCGCGTTGCGCGGCGAGCGCAGCGTGGTCCGTGGGATCGGGGTGGGTCTGCTGTGGTTGGTGGTCGCGATCAGCATCGCGGCACTGGTGTGGATGGTGGCACAGGCATTTCGGGATACCCGTGCCATTCTTGATGACCCTTGGGGGGTGCCGTCGTCCCTGGACTTCGGCAACTTCGTGCGGGCCTGGACGGTGGGAGACTTCGCGGTGGCCACATGGAACAGCCTGCTGACCACGGTGGTGTCCTCGGTCCTGACGGTCGCCATCGCCGCGCCGTGTGCCTACTACCTGAGCCGTGTGGACAACAGGCTGACCCGCGGCCTGAGCCTCTACTTCATCCTGGGCCTGGGTATTCCGGCGCAGGTCATTCTGATTCCACTCTTCGTCATGCTGAACAAGGTGTATCTCACGGACAGCATCATCGGATTGAACCTCGTCTACATTGGGGTTTCCATGCCCTTCACGGTCTTCCTGCTGACCGCCTTCTTCCGTTCCCTCCCCCTGGAGATGGAAGAAGCCGCAGCCCTGGACGGGACCACGGCCTTCGGAACGTTTTGGCGCATCACCCTGCCCTTGGCCAAGGGAGGCATCCTCACAGCCTTCATCCTCCAGGTCATCTCGCACTGGAACGAAACCCTTCTGGCCTTGACCCTGCTGCAATCCACTGAGAAGTACACGCTCCCGGTAGCGCTGATTTCGTTCGTTCAGCAGCAGACTTACTCGGGCGCTGACTGGGGCGGGCTGTTTGCCGGCCTTGTGATGGTTGTGCTGCCCATGCTGGTTATCTACGTGTGGCTGGGCAGGCGCCTCACCGAGGGACTGACGCTGGGGATGGGCAAATAG